A genomic stretch from Myripristis murdjan chromosome 12, fMyrMur1.1, whole genome shotgun sequence includes:
- the pisd gene encoding phosphatidylserine decarboxylase proenzyme, mitochondrial isoform X1, protein MVRFCSLPPARRQRGGGRRELRRVHKEREGGTGAGARASARFRLRLPRLALGRRLRALGNSASSRPAPWRRPATGFLRPLANRVSLYRSIPLRLLSRCWGRVNGVELPGWLRKPLLGLYVWTFNVNMQEAAIEDLHHYRNLGEFFRRRLKPAARPLCPSSCLISPADGKVLHFGRVVNSEVEQVKGVTYSLENFLGPHGGSSPSSGSSSSSFCDRLLSSNQNDLFHCVVYLAPGDYHCFHSPTDWKVELRRHFPGSLMSVRPGVARWVKELFCLNERVVLTGQWQHGFFSLTAVGATNVGSIRVYFDQDLQTNAPLRGNASFYDRHYINQSDTSGPSEAGGGVALQKGEGLGEFNLGSTIVLVFEAPRHFQFHLQPGQPIRFGEALGSL, encoded by the exons ATGGTGAGGTTCTGCTCGCTCCCGCCGGCTCGTCGGCAGCGCGGAGGCGGCAGGCGGGAGCTGCGGCGCGTGCACAAGGAAAGAGAAGGGGGAACGGGAGCGGGAGCGCGCGCCAGCGCGAGGTTCAG GCTCCGGCTTCCCCGATTGGCTCTCGGCCGTCGTCTGCGTGCGCTCGGTAACAGCGCGTCGTCTCGCCCCGCCCCCTGGCGTCGCCCAGCAACCGGCTTCTTGCGGCCGCTGGCCAATCGG GTGTCGCTGTACCGCTCCATCCCGCTGCGGCTGCTGTCCCGGTGTTGGGGGCGGGTCAACGGCGTGGAGCTCCCTGGTTGGCTGAGGAAGCCGCTGCTCGGCCTCTACGTCTGGACCTTCAACGTCAACATGCAG GAAGCAGCGATTGAGGACCTGCATCACTACAGGAACCTGGGCGAGTTTTTCCGGCGACGCCTCAAACCGGCGGCGCGTCCGCTGtgcccctcctcctgcctg atcagTCCAGCTGATGGGAAAGTGCTGCACTTTGGTCGGGTGGTGAACTCGGAGGTGGAGCAGGTGAAGGGCGTCACCTACAGCCTGGAGAACTTCCTGGGTCCGCACGGCG gctcctccccctcctctggctcctcctcctcctccttctgtgacaggctgctgtcgtCCAATCAGAACGATCTGTTCCACTGTGTGGTTTACCTGGCGCCAGGTGACTACCACTGCTTCCACTCGCCGACCGACTGGAAGGTGGAGCTGCGACGCCACTTCCCCG gCTCGTTGATGTCAGTTCGTCCGGGCGTGGCTCGTTGGGTCAAGGAGCTCTTCTGCCTTAACGAGCGTGTGGTGCTCACCGGCCAATGGCAGCACGGCTTCTTCTCGCTGACGGCGGTCGGAGCCACCAACGTTGGATCCATCAGGGTTTACTTTGACCAA GACCTTCAGACCAACGCTCCGCTCCGCGGCAACGCCTCCTTCTACGACCGCCACTACATCAACCAATCAGACACCTCCGGCCCCTCGGAGGCGGGCGGGGGCGTGGCCTTGCAGAAGGGGGAGGGGCTTGGCGAGTTTAACCTGGGCTCCACCATCGTGCTCGTCTTCGAGGCTCCCCGACACTTCCAGTTCCACCTCCAACCCGGACAGCCAATCAGGTTCGGGGAGGCGCTCGGCAGCCTCTGA
- the rnf224 gene encoding RING finger protein 224, producing MTNDNKAEEEAEPKPEEEEEEEHAANQELPSVSLATESKRRRDLSCIVCFSGYDLAERLPRRLHCGHTFCQACLQRLDTVINEQVWICCPQCRQNTPRPRGGASGLDLDLSCFLGVKAQLELRPPTSAGPGGGAPAQDGKLWLGKELDDACWSHGGLAEPRCRRYGNCCPATSSSPSYWWLCCWLCCCRGRS from the exons ATGACCAATGACaacaaagcagaggaggaggcggagccaaaaccagaagaggaagaggaggaggagcacgcagccaatcaggagctgCCGTCTGTCTCCTTGGCAACAGAGAGCAAAAGGAGGCGGGACTTGTCGTGCATCGTGTGCTTCAGCGGCTACGACCTAGCCGAGCGGTTGCCACGGCGACTGCACTGCGGCCACACCTTCTGCCAGGCCTGCCTGCAGCGGTTGGACACCGTCATCAACGAGCAG gtgTGGATTTGCTGTCCTCAGTGTCGTCAGAACACGCCCCGCCCCCGTGGCGGCGCCTCGGGCCTCGACCTCGACCTCTCCTGCTTCCTGGGGGTCAAAGCCCAGCTGGAGCTCCGCCCCCCGACCTCTGCGGGGCCGGGGGGCGGAGCTCCGGCCCAGGATGGGAAGCTCTGGCTGGGCAAGGAGCTGGACGACGCCTGTTGGTCCCACGGAGGTCTGGCCGAGCCCCGCTGCCGTCGCTACGGCAACTGCTGCCCCGCAACATCATCCTCGCCGTCCTATTGGTGGCTGTGctgctggctgtgctgctgcagggggCGGAGCTAA
- the pisd gene encoding phosphatidylserine decarboxylase proenzyme, mitochondrial isoform X2: protein MAAALRRLCAAARGTERSAAVCGEQRRRLSSGRLLFLLRSSRRPLPLLLLTGGGGAGYLGYRRYRLAELEEGEPKLASPAQVSLYRSIPLRLLSRCWGRVNGVELPGWLRKPLLGLYVWTFNVNMQEAAIEDLHHYRNLGEFFRRRLKPAARPLCPSSCLISPADGKVLHFGRVVNSEVEQVKGVTYSLENFLGPHGGSSPSSGSSSSSFCDRLLSSNQNDLFHCVVYLAPGDYHCFHSPTDWKVELRRHFPGSLMSVRPGVARWVKELFCLNERVVLTGQWQHGFFSLTAVGATNVGSIRVYFDQDLQTNAPLRGNASFYDRHYINQSDTSGPSEAGGGVALQKGEGLGEFNLGSTIVLVFEAPRHFQFHLQPGQPIRFGEALGSL from the exons ATGGCGGCGGCCTTGAGGAGGCTGTGCGCAGCGGCGCGAGGCACCGAGCGCAG tGCTGCGGTCTGTGGCGAGCAGCGGCGCCGCCTCTCCAGCG gccgcctcctcttcctcctgcgctCCTCCCGCCggcctctccccctcctcctcctcacaggggGGGGAGGGGCCGGCTACCTGGGCTACCGGAGGTACCGATTggctgagctggaggagggggagccGAAGCTGGCAAGCCCCGCCCAG GTGTCGCTGTACCGCTCCATCCCGCTGCGGCTGCTGTCCCGGTGTTGGGGGCGGGTCAACGGCGTGGAGCTCCCTGGTTGGCTGAGGAAGCCGCTGCTCGGCCTCTACGTCTGGACCTTCAACGTCAACATGCAG GAAGCAGCGATTGAGGACCTGCATCACTACAGGAACCTGGGCGAGTTTTTCCGGCGACGCCTCAAACCGGCGGCGCGTCCGCTGtgcccctcctcctgcctg atcagTCCAGCTGATGGGAAAGTGCTGCACTTTGGTCGGGTGGTGAACTCGGAGGTGGAGCAGGTGAAGGGCGTCACCTACAGCCTGGAGAACTTCCTGGGTCCGCACGGCG gctcctccccctcctctggctcctcctcctcctccttctgtgacaggctgctgtcgtCCAATCAGAACGATCTGTTCCACTGTGTGGTTTACCTGGCGCCAGGTGACTACCACTGCTTCCACTCGCCGACCGACTGGAAGGTGGAGCTGCGACGCCACTTCCCCG gCTCGTTGATGTCAGTTCGTCCGGGCGTGGCTCGTTGGGTCAAGGAGCTCTTCTGCCTTAACGAGCGTGTGGTGCTCACCGGCCAATGGCAGCACGGCTTCTTCTCGCTGACGGCGGTCGGAGCCACCAACGTTGGATCCATCAGGGTTTACTTTGACCAA GACCTTCAGACCAACGCTCCGCTCCGCGGCAACGCCTCCTTCTACGACCGCCACTACATCAACCAATCAGACACCTCCGGCCCCTCGGAGGCGGGCGGGGGCGTGGCCTTGCAGAAGGGGGAGGGGCTTGGCGAGTTTAACCTGGGCTCCACCATCGTGCTCGTCTTCGAGGCTCCCCGACACTTCCAGTTCCACCTCCAACCCGGACAGCCAATCAGGTTCGGGGAGGCGCTCGGCAGCCTCTGA